The Opitutaceae bacterium nucleotide sequence TCACCTTGCGCTGCCACTTCTTCATGACCTCGCGCATCTCCTCAAGTTCGGCCCGATGGGAGGGATTGAGAGCGAGATTGTTGAGTTCGAAAGGGTCTGCTTCGGTATCATAGAGTTCCTCGACCGGCCTCCGGTTCTGCAGGAGCAGCTTTTGTGGGCCCTCGAGCCGGTCCTCGCCGTGAAGCCGCCAGATCTCCTGCATGATCGGGTGTCGGTTCCGGTAGGGAATCCAGAGCAGATAGGGTTGTTCGGGACGGAAATTGCAGATGTACTTGAACCGTCGGTTGCGAACGGCGCGGACCATGTCGTAGGCCTCGTCGAAGCGGTCGCGAGTGGCGTAGACGTAACGGCGGGGATCGCGGCGCTGGGGGCCCAGAAAGGCCCGGCCCTGCATGTGGGCGGGAACGGACAGGCCGGCCACCGAGAGCATGGTCGGTCCCAGATCCAGCAGGCTGACCAACTGGTCGCGTTGACTTCCGGCCTTCAGTTGTCCGGGCCAGCGGATGATCATGGGGATGCGGATACCGGCATCGTAGAGCCAGCGCTTGCCGCGGGGGAGTCCCTCGCCGTGATCGCTCCAGAGAACCACGATGGTGGACTCGGCTAGACCATCCTCCTCGAGCTGATCAAGCAGTTGCCCGACAATGGTATCGGACCGGGCAATATGGTCGTAGTGACGGGCCAGGGCGAGTCGGGTGACCGGGGTATCCGGCAGGTAAGGCGGGAGACTCACGGATTCCGGGTCGGTCTCGATCGTCTCGTCATCCCTGGGCCACATGCCGCTCTCATGGGTCAAGGTCGGGTTGAATACGGCGAAGAAGGGCTGGCCGGGCCTGCGGTGACGCCAATGGGCGTTGGGGTTGCACTCATCCCAGGCGGTCACCGGTGGTTCAAACTGGTAGTCGGTTTTGTGGTTGTTGGTGCAATAATAGCCGGCGGCGCGCAGGTATTCCGGGAACGCCTTGACGAAATGCGGGGGAACCGCCTCGTAAGGGGTCGGCAATTCGGGAGTCGCCGGATGGGTGTGGGCGGTCCGCATATGGTGACTGCCGATGGAGACGGCATACATGCCGGTGATGACGGCGGATCGGCTGGGTGCGCAGACCCCGGCGGTGGAAAAGGCATTGGGGAAACGGCACCCTTCGGCGGCCAGCTGGTCGATATTCGGGGTTCGAGCCAGGGAATCTCCATAGCAGCCGAATCGGGGACTGGTGTCTTCAAGTGAGATCCAGAGGATATTGATTGGTTTGGATCCGTTTTCGCCTGATGCTGTCATGATTGTTTTCGAGAATGCGGAAGAGCGATGGGTAGAACAAAACTATTTCTTTCCTTGGGTCGGTTCCGGGCTCCGGGATTGGTTGCCTGCCTGCTCGGAGTGACCGTGTTGGCAGGGTGCGGGCGCAAAGACGGAGAGGTGGACTCGACAGGGCCTGTCTTCGCCGCGTGGGAGTCGGCAGAGGTGGCTTCGGCGACGGTGCAGGCTCCGTTCTCCAAGGAGGCTTTTCGAGCCGAACTGGTGCGTGTGCTTTCTCTCGGGTCAATGGTGGCCCGCCATGCCGGCATGGCGGAGGCGGCCGTCGCAGTGCCGACGGATTCGCTGGAAGCGGCCATGGATGTGGTCATGGACATGGAGGTCGCATTCCGTGATCTCGATCTGCCCATCCTCCTCCTCCTCCGTTGGGTGGAGAGCGAACCGGGATCGGCTGTCCAGTGGATGGCCCGGCAGCCGCAGACCGACCGGTTTGTCCTGGTCATCGAGAATGTCTTCTTCAATTGGACGCTCAATGATCCGGAAAAGGCGCTCGCACTGGCCCAGGTCCACGGCGATCGGGGTTTTCGTTACGTGGCCGTCACTTCCTCGATCAGTGCCTTGGGACGAATCGATCCTGAAGCAGCCCGGCTCCAAACCGGGAGGTTGGCCGCCCTGCTTCAGAAGGCGCCACGGATGGATCCGATTGCCTTGATCACGCGTCGCGATCCGGATGCCGCCTGGCGGCAGATTCAGCAGGACTGGGCCGGCGGGAACAAGGACTTTCGGTCGTGGCAATCCTTCTTCGACGTGCTGGCTGAGACAGACCCCCGGCGGGCGGTGGCCCTTCTCTCGGAGCTTCCGGACGAGGGCCTTGCGAACATGGCGGCTATTGCGGCTTATGGGTCGTGGGCGAATAAGGATCCCTGGGCGGCGCTCGAAGCGGCTGGACGGATTTCGGATCAGGGCCGGGTTTATGCCGTCGTCATGCAGGTGATCGAGACAGCCTCGAAGACGGACCCGCAGAGGGGGTTGGACATGGCCAGCTCGATTGAGGATCCGGGTCAACGGCGCCAGGCGATCTTGCGGGCGGTCCGGAGTCTGGATGCCGTTGATCCCGCGTCGGCGCTCGCCGCGATTGCGGGACTCACGGACGTGATATCGCGGCAGGCCGCCTATGAGCAGTTCCTTCCCACCATGGCCGCCTCCGATCCCGACGGGACCATTGCGTGGATCCAGTCCAACCTCGACGGTCAGGTTCAGGCACGAACCCTTGTGGCGGTGCTGGCCAACGAATCGACCCGCGATCCGGAGAGTGCCGCCCGTCGGATCGACCAGGTGCCCCCGGGTCAATACCGGACGAATGCCATCGGTCAGGTGGTCCGGGTCTGGGCGGAGAAAGACCCTCTGGGGGCGTTCAGGTGGGCCTCCGGCCTGGATTCCGAAAGCGACCGGAACCAGGCCCTCTCATCGCTGGCACCGGTGATGACCCGCAAGGACGTCGATCAGGCGATGGTCCTCGCGTCAGAAATGCCACCCGGACAGTCGAGGGATATGTTTGAGCATCAGGTGGCGATGCAGCTGGCCCTGGAAGACCCCGAAACCGCCCTGGACTGGACCAATCGGATCGTCACGCCCAACACCCGCCGCCAGGCCACCGGCAATGTCCTCTACCAGTGGGCCCAGCAGGATCCGCAGAGTGCGTTTCTGCATGCCATGGCGGAGGCGGATCCTGAAGCGAGGGACAACTACGTCTCGCGGGTTGCCTCCGCCTGGGCCAACCAGGATCCGGAAGCGGCGGTCGAGACCCTCGCAGCCTTCAGCGATCGGGGAATCGAGCCGCATCTTTTCTCAGGGGCGCTTTCCCAGTGGATACACAGTGACGAAGCCCGGGCCTCGGATTGGTTGAAGTCGGAAGCACCGCCCGGCGTGAAGGATCAGGGACTGGCCATGCTGGTCGGCACCCGTCTCCAGCACAATGCTCCGGCCGCGGTGGCCGATGCCCTCCAGATCGGAAGCGAGGCGCAGCGCCGGCAGGCTCTCCGGCAGATCCTTGCCTGGTCGCAGCATTTTGATCCGGCTTTCGGCCAGTCACTCCTCCAGGATGGCTCCCGCCTCCCCGCCGCGGATCGGGCCGATCTGCAGCGGGAATTCGGCGACCGTCTCGGCGGCGGCTGAAAGAAACCGTAGCATGCTGGAATGGCGGTTGGTTTAGGGTGTTGGTCGTTGTTTTGTCTCGGACAATCGTTGCGGCTGGCCGGGGACGTCCAGCCCTGCTACCATGCATGCTCCGTTTTCAGCCGTCGAAGAGCAAACAGAGCTTTGTTGGCTCATTGCGCCTTGGCGCTAACCAAGCGCTATTCCAGCATGCTACCGTTTGTTTTGCGCGCGAAAACCCTACGTAGTATGCTACGGTTGGTTTGAGTCGGTTCCGGCTTGATCCTGCAGGGCGCTCAGGGGCACGCTGGAGGTGAAGATCTTCTCGCCGTCGATCGTCCAGAATTCATTCGTCACGGTTGGATCTTCAAGGGTCGTGTCAAAACGGAGCAGGCCGAAGGTGTTCTTGTCGCTGTAGCTGAAGATGGCCTCGGGGATGGGTTCGTGGGTATGGATATTGGTCAGCTTGCCGCTGCCGAATTCGTAGAACCTGTAGCCGAGGGGCCGATCGATCACCCAGGCGTCGGACCGGTGGCGGTCGGAAGAAATCAGGACGATGCCGGAAATGCCCCGCTCATGGATGAAGTCGAAGATTTCGTCCCGTTCGGCCTTGAATCCGCTCCAGGTATCGAAACTGCCCTCCTTGGAGAGATCGGACCAGGCGACGGGCGAGGCGAGGACCTTGAAGGTGGCGGTCGAGCCGGCCAGGGCGTCGAGCAGCCACGCCTTTTGGACCGGCCCGAGCATGGTGCGCTCCGGGGCGTAGGGATTGGTCCGGTAGCTGCGTCCGTCCAGCATGAAGAACTCGACATCCCCGATGGTGAAGCGGAACCAGACGCCCGGGAAAGCGGAGTCGCCGCTGGCCGGGTTGTTCCAGTTGCGTTTGAAGAACTCAAGATTGGGCAGTTTCCAGTCGGGACGGTCCGGATAGGGGCCCAGCCAGAGATCATCCATTCCGGCATCGTGATCGTCCCAAATTGCGTAAGTGCTTACAGAACTCACGAGGCGGCGGAATTCCGGCCGGGACTGGCGCCGGAAGTAGGTGTACCGATGAAAGGCCCCGGGTGTCTCCGGGAGGTCAAGATAGACATTGTCGCCGAGCAGGAGCAGGGCATCCGGTCTGCGCTCAAGAATGGTGTCCCAGACCGGTTCAAAGACGGGGGTATAGCCCGCGCATCCGCCGAAGGCCACGGTGAGGGAGCCGCGGGTGCCGGTTTCGGGTGCCGTCCGGAAAGTGCCTTCCCCGGGAAAGGAGGCTTCAAGGCCGTCGACAAAGACCCGGTAGTGGTAGACGGTGGCGGCCTCCAGGCCGGTCAGGATACCGACGCCGCTCTGATCCTGTGGATCGGTCGTCTCGAAGGTTGTGCTCACGGCGTCTCCGCGGCGGCTGAGAGGGACGGCATCCACCCGGACCCGGGCCGGGTTTGCGGTGCGGACCCAGATCTGGACGGAATGGGGGGTCATCGCGCCGAGCATGGGGCCATGGACCAGTTGGATGCCCATTTCGCGTTTCAGCCCGATGAATTCGGGATGGGCGTAGAGGGGAGCAAGCAGATCGCGCGGACCGGCGATGAACCGGGCAAAGGGCAGTCCGCAATTGAGCGCGCCCCGCAAGGCGGCGATCATCTCATCGGTCTGGCCCAGCTGGCCGAGCGCCACAACCAGATTGAACCAGGATTCCTGATCGGTCGGGTCGATGGCGAGACGTTCCCGGCACCACTGGGCGGCATCTTCCGGATGGCCTTCAAGGGTCGCGAGGATCTGGCGTTGTCCGCGCCGTTTGTAGAAGAGTTCGGCCGGTTGCTCGCCGAACATGCGACGATTCCAGGGATTCTCACTCCCGAAGTAGGGGAAAGGGTTGCCGGGTTCGTAGGCTTCCGGTGGGGCGGACATCCCTTGTTCGCCTTCGGTCTGTGCGAACGTTCCGAGGAGCAGGATTTGCGTAGCGGCAAGGACCGCGATCAGTCTGCGGCTGTTGGCGTTCGGTGGTCTCTTCATGGCTTTGATGCGGCGGACGCCTGACGAATGATCTCATCGAGGCTGATGCCGCCCTTGATTCCGGGTTCAAGATACCTCGTAACGGCTTCGGTGAACGAGGTGGCGACCGGGTGGGCTGGGGGTGCGGTCTCGGGCAGGTTCAGGTTCCATTCCCCGGCATTCTTTTGTGCCCGGTCAAGCAGACGGAGAAACCGGGTATCCCATTCGAGCTTCGGCAGGACGACCCGATAGGTCCGGTCCGGATCCAGGTCCGTCGAGACGCGGGGACCCTCTGGTCCCTTGTCGATCGAAGCGCGAAATCCGGACCATGAGGTCTGGTACCAATCACTCTGCTCCAGGCCCCGGAGATAGGACTCGATGGTCGAACCGAGGAGTCGGGTCTCAACAACCTCGTGGGCGCGTTCGCCGCCGGTGCGGAAAACGGCGTTGACGTCGATCAGACCGATGGGAAGTGAGTCGCGAATGATCTGACCGGGTGCGCAGAAGGCGATTTCGGCTCCGGTCGCCGAACGGAGTGCCGCCGCCCCGAGATCGGCCAGTTGGCGGTAGTCGAAAGTCTGGTCGGTCCAGGCCACGAGACGGCGGGCTTCCGGAGTCAGTCGGGTCTCGGTTTCGCGTATCCACTCGAGCATGCCAATATCGCAGGGCACCGAGTCATGCTCCATTGCGACGAGACGGCTCTCGGCCTGGACGATTTCCTTTGTGTCGAGGTCGATGACGAGCTCGACCCGGCCGACGTATTCCGCGTAGCTCCCGGCCTGGACGATGCGGGCGCCGGTCTCCGGAACCACGACGGCTTCGTGGAGTGCCTCATGGGAATGGCCGGAGACGAAGAGATCAATCAGGGGGGCCAGGCGGGAAAGCGCGGCGCAGGCTTGGGCACCGTCGTGACAGACTGCGATGGTCAGATCGACCAGGGGTTCGAGTCGTTCCGCCTCCTTGGACATGGCGATTCCGGTTTCTTCGTCGTCGAGGCAGTTTTCATTGCGCGGAACGATCATGCCGATCACTCCGACCTTGACCCCGTCGATGTCGAAGATGGCGGAGGGTTGAAAGCTGGTGGTGCCGTCGTCCTCGAGGAGATTGATGCAGAGCATCTGCATGGGATGGGCCAGGGAGGCAAAGCGCCGCAGTTGGGGCAGACCGAAGTCGTGATCGTGATTGCCGGGTGCGCCTGCGTGGTAGCCGATGCGTCCGAGGGCTTCGTAGACGATCTCGCAATCGGTGGCAAAGGCCACGAGATCCCCTTTCTCCGCCACATCACCGGCATCGACGACGAGGACATCGGGCCGGAGGGAGCGTTCCTGCCGGATATAACCGGAGACAAAGGGCAACCCGCCGCTGCCGTCGTAGTCGTCACGCAGATGGGCGTGAAGGTCATTGGTGTGGAGGATAACCAGGGTATCGGTTCGGGCCGGGGCCGAAGAGATGAGGAGCAGTGTGAGAACAAGGGCGGTGGAGACTCGGGGCATGGGTGTGAGATTTCCTCGTAGTGCTGATGAAATAAGCATGAAAATAGAATAACCTTGATGAAAAGACCGGGGCGGGGTTGATTCGATCCAGCGCTGATGGAGTCTTTCCAGGCCTTACAGTCAACACCCGTTCCCCCTGCGAACTCAATCGGAATTTCACGATGAAACGTCGTCACTTTCTCGGACTTGGCCTGGCCACCGGTGCCGGTGTGGGGTTGAACCGCCTCCTGGGCGAATCGCCCACGGTGGGTCATCACTACGAAGCCGCCCAACCGCTCAACCTGAAGATCACCGATCTCCGGACCTTTGTGGTGGATGCCCGCAACGACGAGAATTTCGTCTACGTGAAGCTTTACACCAACCAGGGTCTGGTCGGGCTGGGGGAGGGCACTCTGACCGGCAAGGCCAGGACGGTGGAGGCGGCCATTCAGGAACACAAACGCTACCTGGTGGGCAAGGATCCGTCCGAGATCGAGCGCCATTGGCAGGGGATGTTCCGGGGGCCGCGTTACCGCGGCGGCGCGGTCATGATGTCGGCCATCAGCGCGATCGACATCGCGCTTTGGGACATCCTCGGGCAGGCGCTCGGGCAGCCGATCTGGCAGCTGCTCGGGGGGCGGGTGCGGGACAAAGTCTGGGTTTATCCGCATGAATGGTCGGGTAACATGCTGACGAGGTTCCACTATCCCCCGGGCGCCTCCATTCCGGAGAAGCCGTCCTATCCCGAGATGTTCCTGAGGCGGAAGGAACAGGGCTGGACGGCCTGCAAGGCCACCTTCATGGAGGTGGAGGACAACCGGGTGGAGCCCTCGAAGATGGTGCGTTCGGGCTTGGAGAATCTGAAGAAGGTCCGGGAGGCGGTCGGTCCGGATTTCGCCATCCTGATCGATCTGCACGGAAAGCCGACCACGGCGATGGCCATCGACTTCTGCCGGCGGTCCGAGGAATACAGTCCCTACTTTGTGGAGGAGGCCACGCAGCTCGAAGACCTGGGCGAACTGGCCCTGCTGCGCTCCCAGACTGCGGTGCCCCTGGCCACGGGAGAGCGGCACCTTTCAAAGTACGATTTCAGCGAAATCTGTGCGCGGTATCTCGTCAACGTGATCAATCCGGATGTCGTGCACTGCGGCGGCATCACGGAAATGCGCAAGATCGCCGCCCTGGCCGAGGCTTTCCGGATCGATGTGTCGCCCCACAACCCCCAGAGCGAAGTGTCGACCATGGCCAGCCTGCACGTCTGCATGGCGACGCCCAATGCCAATCTGCTGGAGATCGGTTCGGGTCAGTCCCCTTATTTCGAGGATCTCTTTTACGGAGGCGGCGTTGTCTTTGAGAATGGATTTGCGTTGCCCCCGACCCGACCGGGCCTGGGACTCGAGCTCGATGAAGCGGTCGCGGCGCGATCCCCGTATCAGCCGAAGGACTGGCAGGCCCACGAGTGGCCGGACGGTTCGTTCGGGGATCGATGAGGACCGCGACGGTTGGGCCGCCGGTCAGAAGGCTTCGGTCGTCACGTCGTCAATCAGGTAGATCGAGGCTGCCGTCTTGGTGTCCGCTCCGGGCAGATCGGCATCATATACCCCGGGCGCGCCGGGTTCGCCCTTGTCCATGATGGATTGACGCACGTCCATCCGCCACGCTCCGGTCCGGAAGACGAGGCGGTCGATCGACTCGGGGTTATCCTCGAGGTCGAGATCGGAGTGAATGACGACCCCGTCGACCGAGACGGAATAGCGTTCCTCCCCGCAATCCAGTTCGAGGTCGATCCGGTGCCAGCGGCCCGTTTCGATGGAGGTGCGTTCCACCTCCGTCCCGGCCACGTCGAAGCCCAGCTGGCCGGGTGACCACCAAAGCCGCAGCGGTCGGCCTCCCCGTGCGGTCTGGGCCTCAAATTCGAGTCCGTTCAGACCGAATTGCGCCTGCATCACGCGAAAGCTGATCCGGACGCGTTGGCTGGAGGGGATGACGTGCTCGGCCTTGGCATAGTCGTAGGGTTCCTCATCCCGGAGCTCGAGGACCTGGTTCTGCCTGTCCCAGGGATCCGACACCAGGGACAAGGGCGCCCACTTCGGGACATAGAGATTCCAGGATTCGAGATCGGCCAGGGTTTTTGCCGATTCGAAGGTCTCGTTCAGGTGTTCCGGCTGGATCCCTGTGATGGGCGTGCGGATACGGGCGATCCAGAGGTCCTCCTTGTTGCCGCTGTAGGTGACCCAGAGGTGGTCTCCTGGAGGATTGCCGTTGCCCGGGATGATGCCGCGGATGTATTGCGGCCCGACGGCCTTGTTGACCCCGCGGTAACGCATGGGCGGGACCTCGGTATGGACGGTGAGGAGGTTGTCAAAGGCGTAGCCGTCGTCGCCGGTGACAACGACGAGCGGGAAGCGGTTGCGGTTGGTCGCGCTGTGCGAGTAGACGAGGGCGTAGCGGCCGTCGTCGGTCTGTTGACCCCAGATCTTGGCCGCACTTTCGGGAAACGGATGGCGGCCCTTGGTCCAGGTCAGGCCGTTGTCCGGACTCAGGGCGGCCAGGCCGCTCTTGAAGAGGCCGACCGTCACGCCGTCTGGCCGGGTGTAGAAACTGAAGGCCTTGGGTTCGATATAGTTGACGTCTTCCTCGTAGTTCGGCCCGAAGGTCAGGTCCGATGTCCTCAGGTTGATGGGAACCCGAAAGGTGAAGAACCCGTCATCACCACGGTCGTCCTCCCACCATTGCAGGGTGACGAGTTTGTCGGCCAGCAGGGCCTCGCAGGCTTCGACCAGTCCGGGATCATCACTCTCGGTGTAGAAGGGGAAGGGCGTGTTCGATTCGTCCCAGCCCGCATGCCGGTTGTAGCGGACAAAGAAGATCGGTCCGAGGCTGCCGTCGGGGTAGACCTCGCGGATGACCCGTCCGAGCCCCTGCCCGCGATTGGGACCCCAGCGGACGTTCGGGCAGTAGCTGTAGAATCCGGAGGTGAGCAGCCGGCCGCTCGGGGCCACGTAGAATCCCATCCGCTGATGCATGATCGACTCCGTGCCCGCCGGCTGGACCGGAAGGTCGCGATCCCCGAAATAGCGGGGCGGGGGTAGGATCTCCGGAAGGCGCACCACCGGAAAGGCCACACCGGGATTCTCCCAGTTGTATCCGTCAATAGAAGACAGGAAGCCGGTGCGGCCCGGCCGCCCGTGCTCCTCGACCAGGTTGGAGACATAGTTCATCCAGAACCGTCCCTGCCACCAGGCCAGCATGGGCGCGTGGTTGTAGGTCCAGCCGACCGCGCCCCCTTCGGGTGCCAGGGTGCGGTTGGCCCGGAAGGCCTGGATCTTGTGCACGCCCACGGCCGGGGCAAAGCCTCCGTCGTACCTGCGTTTGTCGCCGGTTTCGGACCCGGTATAGATGACGGGATGATCGGCGATCTCGGAGATGGGCGGTGGAGTGGCACCGGCGGCTCCGGCGGGAATCACCGGCAGCAAGGCGATCAGGACAAGAGCGAAGCGGCGGGACGGGTTTGGGCTTTTGTGAGTATTCATGGTGAATGGTTGAGGTTGGCTCCGGTCGAGGTTGAGGAGGATCTGCGAATGGAAGAGCCGGTGACTCCTTCGGGAGTGGACTAATCCGGCCCGGACGTCCCTGACTCCTCGGGCACATATTCATCGGCTCCAAAATCGATGGTCGGGGTGTAGCGGGGTTGTCCGTCGAAGTCGTCGGCCGCATAGTCCTGATAGAGGCCGTTGTTGATGGCAGGGGATTCGGGCGAGAGGTGAAAGGTCTTGATCACCTCGAGTTGCCCGCCGGCCGTCAGCTCGAGGGGTCCCCAGGCACGGATCCAGTCGGTGCCATTGTCGATGATCAGACTCCAGACAGCGGCCTGTTGCTGGCGGAATTGGGGACGATTTTCGGTCACGCCGTCCTCGGCGGTCATCTGGTCCGGATTATCTCCCGATCCGGCAGTTTCCACTTCGTCTTCCACGGCCGGATCAAGGCAGGCGAGCAGTCGGAAGACTCTCCCTTTGAGTGAGCCGGCTGCGAGCGGGGTTTCCGATTTGACCTGGATCCGGGTCTGGTGAAGGCCCGCAGCCGGGTCGGTCCGCACCACCTCAACAAACACTTCATCCCGGCGGAAGGCGGGATCCATGTCGTACCAACCGTATGCGCGATCATGGCCGCCCTCGACGATATTGTAGTGAACGTCTCCCCCCGACTCGAGAAAGAGTTCGTCGGGCCGGTTTCCCCAGAATATGTTGTTCCGGAGAAGGATCGGTTTGAGGTAGGGGTTTTTCATGTTGTAGTGGTGGACGGCTCCTCCGCCTTTTCCGACGGCCCGGTTCTCCACCACCGTGTTGTTGACCGCTCGAATCCATCCGTGAGAACCACCGAAGGCCCCGGCTTGAGAGTGGGCGGCATTATAGGCGAAGACGTTGTTCTCGAGTTCGACCGCCGCATCATCGTGGTGGACGGCGCCGCCCGACCCGTCGACCTGGTTGCCGAAGAAGAGGTTGTACTTCACCTTGGGATGGGAGAATTTCTGCGAGTCGAGAGCTCCTCCGTCATCGCCGGCATAATTGTTGAGGAAGACGTTCCACCGGATCTCCGGCCAGGAAAAGTACTCGCAGAAGATCGCGCCTCCGTCGCTGCCGCCCTGCGCCTGGTTGCCGGCGAAGAGGTTGTGGATGATGGCGGCCCGGGAGGAATTCAGCAGGCCGATGGCTCCCCCGTTGGAGGACCGGGTGATCGCGTCATCGTTGGTGCCGCAGATATTCTCCCAAAAGACATTGTAGCCGATCTTGGGAATGCAGTCGTCGCGTGCGGAGATGGCGGCGCCGTAGCCGACACCGGTGCTGTTGCGGATGAAAAGGTTGTTCAGGATCGCGGGGTTCGCATAGTTGACCAGGGCGATGGCACCGCCGTCATGGCCGCGTTGTCGACGGCGGTTCTTGTCGTGGCTGTAGTCCGCGGGCTCCGCCGCATGGTTTCCGAGGAAGACGTTGTTGGTGACTGTCGGCGAGGATTCGTGGCAGTAGAGTCCGGCGCCATGATCCGCCACCTTTCCGTGAGCGACCACGAAACCGTCGATGGTCGAATCATCCGCCCCGATGAGCACGCGGCGACTGCCGCCGCCATCAAGGACGGTCGGGTTGAGATGAATATCACGCTCCCAGGTCTCCGGGTTGAAGCCACCGTATAGGTGAATGCCCGCCTGCAGGGTGTAAGGTGTCTCGGAATAGGTGCCCTCGGCCACAAAGATGCCGACCGATCCAACCGATTCGAGAAGGGTCGAGGCCCGGCTGATTGCCTTTGCCAGGCCGGCCAGCGGGGCCGTGGCGGAACCGTCGCCGGTCGCGTCGTCGCCGGTTCCGGCGGAGACATGCAGAACGACGGCAAAGGCGTTGGCCGAAACGGCGCGGGTGGTCGGGCCCAGCTGGTCCAGGTGCCAGCCATGAGGGGCGCTCGTCCAGGCATTCCGGTCTTCAGGAGGGTCGGCCGGGGCATGGGTCGCCAGGATGAGACCGGCGAGCGAGGAGATGGCAACGCGGGGTAGGATTTGCATGGATACAGGAAAGACGATCCGTGGAGCCGCCTAAAGGCGAAAACGCCGAAGAGGCGGACTTTTGGTGACGATCACGGCCGGTTTTGTGGTCCGCGGTCGGCAAAATGCTTTGTTTCATGAACTAAACAGGGAGTCGGAAAAATCGACTCCGCTCTCACTGATCAGATCCCGCCCGAAATCAGCGTTCCGTCCGGGTCAAAAACCAGGCGTTGACGCTCTCCGTCGATCCGCGTGTCGATTTCATAGGTCTGCTGACCTTGAACGGTCACGCACCGCACCCGACGGAGTTCGATCGGTTTACCGGAATCGATGAGAATTCTCGCGATTGCCTCGGGAACACGATCGGCCGCGATCTCCTCGCTCCGTTCAACGAGAACGCCGTCGGGTTGGATTTCCAGTTCCAGATCACCTTGTGCCGTGTCCGCATCCACCGAATACACGAGATCGCCGTTGCGTTCGCGGCGTCGGACATCGTCGAGTTTCGCGTCTGCCAACTCCCGTGCGATGGTGGCCTGAACAGGATCCGGGGCTTCGGTCAGGTTGATCTTGCCCAGCTGGATATCTCCGGACCATCGGGTCGGCCCGGACAGAACCAGCCCGTTGAGCCAGATCTCACCCTCCCGTCGCGCCAGTTCCACCACCACGTCGTGGCCGTCGCTCGAGAGCGTGACGGGTGGAAGCTTCGCCCCGGACGTGGATCCCCGCCGGGCCGTCACCTGATCGGCCAGCATGACCCGCCCGTCAATCACCAGGTCAAACCGTCCGGTCGATCGGGTCTGATCCGCGCCTCCATTGAAGCTGTAGAGTTCCAACAGGTAGTCGCCGGCATCGAGGCCCTTGAGCTTGATCCGGATCGCGTCGTCATCACGCTCCCGCATGCCGTCTCGGAGCAATGATCCCCAGCGGATCGATTCCTCAAGGGCTCCGTTATCCCTCCAGGCCGGTCCGCGGTCGATCTCGATCTCAAACTTGAGATCGAAGCCGCAGGAATAATCCTGATCCCGGTCGTCGGACCAGCGTTCCCACCCGGGTTCGACCCGTTGATCGTCCGGACCGAAGTCGATCTTCAGTTCGGTGCGGGCTGATGG carries:
- a CDS encoding DUF1565 domain-containing protein, coding for MQILPRVAISSLAGLILATHAPADPPEDRNAWTSAPHGWHLDQLGPTTRAVSANAFAVVLHVSAGTGDDATGDGSATAPLAGLAKAISRASTLLESVGSVGIFVAEGTYSETPYTLQAGIHLYGGFNPETWERDIHLNPTVLDGGGSRRVLIGADDSTIDGFVVAHGKVADHGAGLYCHESSPTVTNNVFLGNHAAEPADYSHDKNRRRQRGHDGGAIALVNYANPAILNNLFIRNSTGVGYGAAISARDDCIPKIGYNVFWENICGTNDDAITRSSNGGAIGLLNSSRAAIIHNLFAGNQAQGGSDGGAIFCEYFSWPEIRWNVFLNNYAGDDGGALDSQKFSHPKVKYNLFFGNQVDGSGGAVHHDDAAVELENNVFAYNAAHSQAGAFGGSHGWIRAVNNTVVENRAVGKGGGAVHHYNMKNPYLKPILLRNNIFWGNRPDELFLESGGDVHYNIVEGGHDRAYGWYDMDPAFRRDEVFVEVVRTDPAAGLHQTRIQVKSETPLAAGSLKGRVFRLLACLDPAVEDEVETAGSGDNPDQMTAEDGVTENRPQFRQQQAAVWSLIIDNGTDWIRAWGPLELTAGGQLEVIKTFHLSPESPAINNGLYQDYAADDFDGQPRYTPTIDFGADEYVPEESGTSGPD